The sequence GGAGCTCCCTCACCTCGTCGCCCTCCTCGATGTCGCTCAGGCACACCGCGCACTGATCCGGCCGCCCACcatcatccgccgccgccgccgccggacgactactctcgccgccgcctggttGTTGGACAGCactagcggcagcggcggcgctagcgCTACTGTACCGCGCCACGCGCAGCAGCTCGTCGCGCGCCGCCTGCTCCGGCGCCACCTTCTTGGCGATCAGCTTCTTCACCGACGACGACCCCGACGGCCACGCGAGgctcggcgcggcgacggcgaggagggcggaCAAGGGTGGCACGAGGAGCAGGAGCAGTGCACTCCCCAAGATCTCCatcactagctagctatagctactcGATCCACAACAATGCAGTGAGACGCGAGGCGACATGGGAGACGACGCAATATTTATATATCTGCGCAGCAGCTTCAATTCAGAGCTTAATGTCCTCTAAAtaatttatctatttaattaatacccactccgtcttaaaatataaaaatttagaatcggataaaaaatattcttatattttgggatgaaaagaGCACAAATTAAGATGAtcgtttaattaatttatcttcaTCTATCTCTATCGCTATTGTACACAGTTGCACAAGACGTGTCCAACATCGTGATCAATAGGATGGCTGAAAGCTCTAGTGCTGTAAATGTCAGCTTGTAATAGAAGCATCAATGGCTTTAATATTTGGGTCTCGTTTTCAATCGGTAGCTACAGATGAACTTCATCTAGATCGTCTTTTTGGTTTGGTGCAACCAAATTGGGCATTTGCTCCTCTGCAAGTAGCTATGCCGTCGAGCATCAGTAAGGAGATATCATACTTAGTTCGTCCTTCTGACTTTTCGATGTGTTTTTGCATTCAATATGCAATCCTTTCAGGACAATGACTTCAAAGGGAGGTAGAATAACAGATAGAGATCGTGTCACCGTGCCATTCAATGCGAGTCCTACCTGTTCACAAGTCACAACACCATCTCATATCTAGGCATCTGTCTCCCTTTCTCCCCTTAATTTCCAGAGCTACTATACCCAATCGATCACACGTCTCCTCTCTGTCCctggttcatttttttttaagagatggTTGACGCTTCTTCATATATAGTCCAAGAAACCTTACAAAAAGGAGGGCAAGTTAATTAGCATGGGCTAATTGAGAAAAATGGAAGATTTTTCTCTCTTAATACTACTAAACAGGAGAGGAAGAGACTAGACATACATGCATGGATGTAATAATAGTAAAATCAATTGGGACGTCCAGGATTCAGGAAATTCAGACATGTGGGTAGCTCTCCAAATCTTGTTCTGGTcaacttcttttttctaatcCGGATTAGGCAAAAACTTAATGCCTATCTTAATCAGTCTGTACCAAGATCAACTTGAACATACTCCTCTTCACCGATGTTCACTGACCAAATATAAATATCCCAGAGAGGATTCTAGATTGCCAAAAACA is a genomic window of Oryza glaberrima chromosome 7, OglaRS2, whole genome shotgun sequence containing:
- the LOC127778942 gene encoding probable E3 ubiquitin-protein ligase ATL45, whose protein sequence is MEILGSALLLLLVPPLSALLAVAAPSLAWPSGSSSVKKLIAKKVAPEQAARDELLRVARYSSASAAAAASAVQQPGGGESSRPAAAAADDGGRPDQCAVCLSDIEEGDEVRELRCRHLFHRGCLDRWWLSARPPATCPLCRCRLLQSPSAAADDGDGDGEEDSDSDMVMFMAYLRSSSTWL